Within Oreochromis aureus strain Israel breed Guangdong linkage group 19, ZZ_aureus, whole genome shotgun sequence, the genomic segment TGAACAAGTAACCCCTGAGTTTACTCATCTGGCAGCTTTCTAAATGACTTTGAATAGAAAGAGAAATTGCTGTGTTATCATCTTAATAGTACGGTGACGCGGTTTTCAGTAGGAGGACCGCTCCGAGCAAAGGGAGCTCTGCCACTGAACGTGCACGCAAGATGTTTTGACTCCTTACATTAATGCATCAGATGGCAGCTCTCTTCTTTCTGTGCAGTCCCCGAAACTTTGTTTGCATTGTGAcagataataacaaaaacaaaacaaaaccaaaaaaatgcCCAGAGCAGCTCGACTCACTCGATCTTCACATCAGAGAAAGTTGCTGCGATAAGCTGCGCAGATGACTGAACACAGCAATTAGACGGCATACTGTTTGTTTAACAAAATGTTTCCTCTCCGACACTCTTGAGTTATCGTGGCCATTAGCCGCCTGATTTCAAGTATTTATCTGGGCTCCTCTCGGAGGTTCTGTCTCCATCAGCGCTGGCTTTGCTTTTGTCACCACtgtgaccccaccacagaggaCACATGGTGCGTCGTTGCTGACGGGGCCGCTGCAGCTGGATTACATATTCACCCTGATGGAGCCATGTTGGATCTCAGTGGTGGTCCACTCAGAGTCCTCCATCCATCAGACGCAGGCCATTTTGTGTCACGTTCTGACATATTTGCTGACATGTTTCATTTGGGAACAGATGTTACTGCGAAGGAGGTGCAGATGGAAATCTCTGCTTTGTAAATTCAGTTATTAGACTGTTGTGAGTAATTGTTTTTGCAAACTGCTTACAAGACAATTATTTGCTCCAAAAGTGGGAAAATTTCAGCAGAAGCAATAAAAGAAGGGTGTGATGATGTGCATGATATGAAATTCTTAAAGAACAAGACTGATTAAGCCGGGTGTGTGCCAACGTGGCGAGTTAAACATTTCCTGGTTTGAGTTTCTCAGACCTGAAGTTCTGTTTCCTTTAGCTGATTCATTTTAGTGGAAATGTGAGATCATCTCAGGTTCTGCTCTGAGAAAACAAGATGTGACCTTGGGTTTTGGAATTTATCGATGATTCAGATCAATAATTTAACATGTCTTTTGTCAGATCCATCACTGTCTGAAAATGACTAGTAAAGAGTTGCTTTTTAGAACAACCGTTAGGGAATGATTCGGAATATGTGCCGGATTTAAAGCACTACAGatacaaaacatttttatttttagagggACTGACGATTTAAGCATCAGTTGTTTTCTCCCACCAAAGTGCACCTGTTCTTTTCCAAATTGGCCGAGATTGTCTGTTAGGACAGCGATAAAGATAAATGGCTATAACTGTGGGTCTGTCTCTCCCCTCTGCTCTCCTACACACTGGCCCTTCTCTTCGTCTCCATCTCCCCGGCTGTGGTCAGAGTGCCAGCTGATGAAGACGGAACGGCCCAAACCCAACACATTCATCATCCGCTGCCTGCAGTGGACCACTGTCATCGAGCGTACCTTCCATGTGGAGACCCCCGAGGAGAGGCAAGTGAGACGCAGACCCCTCTCTGCTCACAGAGCACTTGAGCTCGAATCATCCGCATGTTAAGATTTGGCCCGGATCGCTATGAAGTAGTTTAAGAGCTTAGTTTTTCTAACATGCAGAAGCGTACACCAACATACATATTTAATCATCATTATACACCTTCACCCTGTGCACCGGCTCTTGGCAGAAGTCACACTTGAAATTGCCTTCCTGTTGATAAGAAGACAATTACATGATTGGGCTGCTGGGGTTGCTtggtggtaaatggactgatgtAATCTCTCTGCTGCTTGTGTCTCCCTCAGGGAAGAATGGACCAAAGCCATCCAGGCAGTGGCTGAAGGCCTACAGAAAcaagaggaggagatgatggacTCCTCCCCAGACCCCATGGACATGGAGGTCTACCTGACCAAACCCAGACTCAAAGTGGTACTAGCTCATTTACACTCAATGTGTCTTTGTTCAGTTATGTCCTCATAAATGTCTCTCTCGCTCGTTCTTAACTAGTGAGATTGCTTCTCGCTGTTAGtacagcttttttatttttcccgTCCTCATTTGACAATTACTACTCCTTCACCCTCCCCAGCTTATTTGTACTTGCACAGCTTCGGCCCACAGCTTCTTTCCCAGCATCAGTTGTGGGTGGCTTAGCACCAGTTAGCATGCCCACTAGGTTTCACACATGGCCCCCTCCCCCCacatgtgtcatgacttaaagGTCCAATGTCACTGGATTAGATGTCCCCCGCACAACCATTTTCAACATTCTCTCCAGAGCTGGGGGTCAAAGGTTAACTGAGACACAACCACATATATAGGCCAAACCATTAGAGGAGTGGAAATTGCTCTGTGGGTGAGATGGTGCCTTAAATGCTTCAGCGTTGTTGTCAGTGGGATTGCGTGTCCTGTTTAGAGTCTGAGTTTGTTAATGCTCCTGTTTGTAACCAGATGCTGCATTCTCCCCCATTGCCTTGCAGACTATGCACGACTTTGAATACCTCAAACTCCTGGGAAAAGGCACTTTTGGCAAAGTTATTCTGGTAAAGGAGAAGGCCACAGGACGCTACTATGCCATGAAGATCCTAAAGAAGGAGGTGATCGTAGCAAAAGTGAGTGGCTGCCAACGAGCAAGTGAAGGGGTGAAAATTCACTGGGAGTCTGGGGGAAAGCAATGACTGATACCTAAATAGTGATTGAGAGAGTTGCACAAAtactgtccttttttttttttttttttttttttcccctttcttgtCTCCAGGATGAAGTggcgcacacactcacagagaaCAGAGTCCTCCAGAATTCAAAGCATCCGTTCTTGACAGTAAGGAGCTCCTCCATATACACAAACCAAACCTTATTTTAACTCGCACAGATCCTCAGAGGCCTCTTTAGTCCAACCCAGAAGCATCCATTCAGAAAACAGAGGCAGTTTTTGTCAGGAATGTTTTGAAGTGCTGTGCTTACAAAGGCTAGAGTTGCTTGGGGCCTtttttattcaattatttttatttatttatttttttttaaatctgttaacCCTTGCTTTGAGGTGGGTTGTAATGATAAGCTCCTCCCACATTTTAGATCTAAGTGGTGGGTGAAGGCAACACATTGTCTGTGCTGTggttttcctcctcttctttcgaAACGTTTTAAAATGTAGCTAAAGCCGCAATGTGTATTGTGATATTTCATGTTACCATTAGCTGTTAAAATGCCAGCTTCCTCTTGACTTGGTTTGAAACATGAAGTTCTGCtttgaggtttttgttttttgatctgCAGGGACTGAAATATTCCTTCCAAACACATGACCGTCTGTGCTTTGTCATGGAGTATGCAAACGGTGGTGAGGTAAACTAGTTTAATCATCGCTAAATGTGCATCTGTAAATACTTTGGATGTTGACTGTGTTAATTTCTCAGTTCCTTCTTGACTGAAAAACACTTATTTGTTCTCTGCGTCCTTGTCAATCTCTCCCACATCCCCTCAGCTTTTCTTCCATCTTTCAAGAGACCGGGTGTTTTCAGAGGAGCGTGCGCGGTTCTACGGCGCAGAGATAGTGTCAGCTTTGGACTACCTGCATGCTGAAAGAAACGTGGTTTATCGGGATCTAAAGGTAGGCGGGGAAATGTGTCCTCACTTCCTATCATCCTAGCAGTCAGCCTCCCTTTCTCCACCCTCCTCCCCTTcactttctttctccctccccGTGGCAGGATATAAATAGGGTCTGTCTCCATCTAGAGCAGTGGCCAGGCCTTATTGATCTGCCTCCCCCAGATCAAACTCCAGACCTCACTGCAGCTGGATGGAAGTCCGGCCTGTACGTTGCTGCAGCCAGACAGAAATAACTACCACAGCCCCTTTGAACAGATCACCACCAACCAGTCATTATAGTACACACAAAGTTCTCAGTGGGTGATATCACCGCTCTGTGTGTGAGATTGACGTCATTCTTTGTGTTAGCTGTTTTCTTTAatggaggggggaaaaaaagccacacatcTTCTCAGAATGAAGTTTGACATTTCCAACTGCTTCTTGTTttgcatttgagtttaaaaggtaaacagaagtgtgagaggGAAGATGACATTGGAGATGGATGCTGCAAATTGATAAGGCATGTTTGAGTTTAAGAAGGCTTTGGGGAGGTTATCAGTTGCAGTGGGCTTCTGAAGCCTTAATACTTCCAGCTGATAAAACTATACCAGCCAGGTCAGCATAGCACTCCCCCCATCATCCCCTccctttcctccctctctcccttgGGTTTATGAGCCAGGCTCCCAGCCTGCTAGGGTTCTCCTGAAAATGCCAGAGTAGCAGGATTGGAGGATGTGCTGACTCTGGCCGGGCGCTGCTGGCCACGTGTGAGCTACAGCTGCCAGGTGACTTTAACTGAGGGAGAGAGACGGCGAGGGGAGGGTGAGGACATGCTGATATTAAAAGGCCATGTAACCTCAAGTCATGACACTGCATAATGCATGTTTTTCAGTCAGTTAGGTTTACCTGTGTATATGTACACCAGGTACCTTTTCATATTCACGCTTTTTGTGAGTATTTTCACAATATTTATGTATCAAACTgagaaaacaaaatttaaagtgTAGAgatcaaaaaatgttttctttccctcacACGTCGTTGACCTGAAAAACTTTCTTGTAAGCCATCAGTTACCATCATATATCACCACAAAGCACAAATGACTAAGAATTGGAGGGGAAGAAGGCCGTAAGTGTTGCTTGTTTGCACAAGTGCCCTATTGGTAATTTACTTCCACATGAGATACCTTATTTGGATGACATGCATAGTTACTTCCAACCTAAGGTGTTTAATGACTAAATAGTTTTCAGTTAATTAATTACAGACGTTAgttgatgtttattttttcacaaattCCTGTAAAAGACTCTTGTTTCTGATAGATAAATATATGTTTGatcatttaataatttatattaacGTCATCTTTTTGGGATGTTTAACCAAAGAAGTAATTTTTCTGTCTTCTCCACAGCTGGAAAATCTTATGCTGGACAAAGACGGACACATAAAGATCACAGATTTCGGCCTGTGTAAGGAGGGGATCAAAGATGGCGCCACTATGAAAACCttctgtgggactccagagtaCCTTGCACCTGAGGTAAACACAACAGTGGTTCAGCCTGCTGGAAAAAGTGACTTTAGTGTGTGCAGAAAAGCCCGCTTTCTGTAGTTCTCTATAGATCAGTAACAAATTAAAGTAAGCTGAAGCAATAATTTGGTGTCAGGCCACTTTAGAGCTGCAAACAGCTTTGAAATCTGGTGTGTGTTAGATGGTGGTAACCACATTGTCTAATGGTGTTCACTTGGGTTGACATTTGGTGACTAATTTACTCGTCCAGCTGTTCTTTCACTAACTGCTGGTGCAATTTAGGAATGAATCTGTATTTCTTGgttttctttgctctttttattcaagtttctgttttaattttaaatatgtgtcTATATTGGTGATATTTTTTCAGATGTGCTGAGCCAAGAGCTCTCTACCTTgctttaaagtaaataaaaccaaaattaTTGTATTTGATTGAACTAAATAAGATAAGCTGGAGCCCAGCATTAAATGCTAGTCGTGGTGCATGTGACATTTGTAGAGAAAGAAATGGTGTGTGGTGTTGAACATTAGTAAAACAAAAGGGCTGTTATCCTGAAATGCCTTTCTAATCTCTAGTTAAGGTTGTGTTAATGAGTATGCCGTGTGCTCAGGGTAGGGCAGCCTGCTCTCATGTTATATGACAAGGGGTGTGGCTACCCTTGTTGCGTGCAGGTATGACAAGTGCTGGAGTGGGCTGTGTAACCCGAGAATTCATTGTGAATGTTTGCGGTGGTTGGGTGGGTTGGTGTCAGTAAgtacatgtgtgtttgcatgagCCCCGTGcctgctgccatttaaaaaaaaaaaaaaaacaacaaaaaaacaacaacaacaaaaaaaacaacgttTTCCAGGAGAAGGTGTCCATGTTGACACAGTTGCTGTATCGTTGTTTTTAGTCTGCATTTGGAATTTTCTGGTTGGGGGAGGAGGAAGGGTAATTGGCTGGCAGCATTTCAGGAAACGTGAGCTTCCGCACtctgaaaagagaagaaaaacacacacacacacacacagagaccacaTTGGCTACAGCTGTTGTGTGGCACGAAGGGAGCCACAGCCCCCGATGCTGCCTGGGGTGCCTCACCTGACCTGGGCTGACTCAGAGCTGGTGTGAGGACACTATTACAGAGTGCTTCAGGGCGCCTCTCGGGAACACGTACCTGTGCTGCTTGCCGAATCAGATGGAACTCCCATCTAATCATCAGCACCAGGTAAAAGTCCGAGCTTTAAGTGCGTTTTCCATACATTATTCCT encodes:
- the akt1 gene encoding RAC-alpha serine/threonine-protein kinase: MTNVVIVKEGWLHKRGEYIKTWRPRYFLLKSDGTFIGYKERPQDVDQLETPLNNFSVAQCQLMKTERPKPNTFIIRCLQWTTVIERTFHVETPEEREEWTKAIQAVAEGLQKQEEEMMDSSPDPMDMEVYLTKPRLKVTMHDFEYLKLLGKGTFGKVILVKEKATGRYYAMKILKKEVIVAKDEVAHTLTENRVLQNSKHPFLTGLKYSFQTHDRLCFVMEYANGGELFFHLSRDRVFSEERARFYGAEIVSALDYLHAERNVVYRDLKLENLMLDKDGHIKITDFGLCKEGIKDGATMKTFCGTPEYLAPEVLEDNDYGRAVDWWGLGVVMYEMMCGRLPFYNQDHEKLFEQILMEDIRFPRTLGLEARSLLSGLLKKDPKQRLGGGPDDAKEIMQHKFFASIEWQDVYEKKLVPPFKPQVTSETDTRYFDEEFTAQTITITPPGQDDSMESFDSERRPHFPQFSYSASGTA